One window of the Roseovarius sp. THAF9 genome contains the following:
- a CDS encoding Lrp/AsnC family transcriptional regulator, with translation MIELDTTDRQILRALVQDATQSAGAIGRALGLSQPAAWRRIKRLRDAGILKTQRLDLDKEALGFGVTVFLGLKLATKGRVSLADFERAVSAIPEVQTVEHILGLYDYRLRVVARDISDFERVLRRRIMTLPGVGDVEANVLLSEERRPGPIG, from the coding sequence ATGATCGAACTGGACACGACCGACCGCCAGATCCTGCGCGCGCTGGTGCAGGACGCCACGCAATCCGCAGGCGCCATCGGCCGTGCCCTGGGCCTCAGCCAACCCGCCGCGTGGCGCCGCATCAAGCGGCTGCGTGATGCCGGCATCCTGAAAACCCAGCGGCTCGATCTGGACAAGGAGGCGCTGGGGTTCGGCGTCACGGTGTTTCTGGGCCTGAAACTGGCCACCAAGGGCCGCGTCAGCCTGGCCGATTTCGAACGCGCCGTCTCGGCCATCCCCGAGGTACAGACCGTCGAGCATATCCTTGGCCTTTACGACTATCGCCTGCGCGTCGTCGCTCGCGACATCTCGGATTTCGAGCGTGTGCTGCGCCGCCGCATCATGACCTTGCCGGGGGTCGGAGACGTCGAGGCAAACGTGCTGCTCAGCGAGGAACGCCGCCCCGGTCCGATCGGCTGA
- a CDS encoding dihydroneopterin aldolase, which produces MSKEIRLAFAHPSERADATAPDGPLDRISVRDHVVEVEIGAFQAERGTTQRVAFNVVVEVRPMTASIDDDVDRILSYDKVTEAIAAELAEERLNLLETLAERIAERILLEPQAVRTFVRVEKLDRGPGALGVEIVRSVEDLKTKPVGHHADITPHPHVVYLSNTAIGSPNLSRWLDQLQARAEPVILCVGHNRVDSPKTGHRMSQRRVDLLALEQNAWVLAGRDDRCVVVGTRTELDWAMKNGQISVWAPSKIVLDAVDGPRTGPDDPVGLAAWFAGHMDASDLLLIGEVPPSDPPVPTLVQDIAQSGL; this is translated from the coding sequence ATGTCCAAGGAAATCCGTCTCGCCTTCGCGCATCCGTCCGAGCGTGCCGACGCCACCGCCCCCGACGGCCCGCTAGACCGGATCTCGGTGCGCGATCACGTGGTCGAGGTCGAGATCGGCGCCTTTCAGGCCGAGCGCGGCACCACCCAGCGCGTCGCGTTCAACGTGGTGGTCGAGGTGCGCCCGATGACCGCCTCGATCGACGACGACGTGGATCGCATCCTCAGTTATGACAAGGTGACCGAGGCCATCGCCGCCGAACTGGCGGAGGAGCGCCTGAACCTGCTGGAAACCCTGGCCGAACGCATTGCCGAGCGCATCCTGCTGGAACCGCAGGCGGTGCGCACCTTCGTGCGGGTGGAAAAACTGGACCGCGGGCCGGGCGCGCTCGGGGTCGAGATCGTCCGGTCGGTCGAGGATCTCAAGACCAAACCCGTCGGCCATCACGCCGACATCACACCGCATCCGCATGTGGTGTACCTGTCGAACACCGCGATCGGCTCGCCCAACCTGTCGCGCTGGCTCGACCAGTTGCAGGCGCGGGCCGAGCCGGTGATCCTGTGCGTTGGCCATAACCGCGTCGACAGCCCGAAGACCGGGCACCGCATGTCGCAGCGCCGTGTCGATCTGCTGGCGCTGGAACAGAATGCATGGGTTCTGGCCGGGCGCGATGACCGCTGCGTGGTGGTCGGCACGCGGACGGAACTGGACTGGGCGATGAAGAACGGCCAGATCAGCGTCTGGGCACCGTCGAAGATCGTGCTCGATGCCGTGGACGGCCCGCGCACCGGGCCGGATGATCCGGTGGGTCTGGCGGCGTGGTTCGCCGGACACATGGACGCCTCCGACCTGCTCTTGATCGGCGAGGTGCCGCCCAGCGACCCACCTGTTCCGACCCTGGTGCAGGACATCGCCCAAAGCGGCCTGTGA
- the folP gene encoding dihydropteroate synthase, producing MPYYRPIPRSDHARPDTALPLAGGWCWFDTVEELHRDAPSRLIPARDAPPEVLARLTSPRAPVTGLDMARPTLMGILNVTPDSFSDGGQHNAPDAALVRAEAMTAAGAEIIDIGGESTRPGAAEVPIDEEIDRTAPVIASLRQRSGVPISIDTRKAPVARAAHQAGASLVNDVAGFTFDPALAPFCAEAGLPVCVMHAQGTPDVMQKDPRYDNVALDVFDWLEERITALNAAGIPRDRIIADPGIGFGKTLEHNLMLMHNLALFHGLGCAVLLGASRKRFIGTIGGTEEARHRAPGSIAVTLAGVAQGIQIHRVHDVAETSEALRLWMAATVAPEN from the coding sequence ATGCCCTACTACCGTCCCATCCCTCGCTCCGACCACGCCCGCCCCGATACCGCGCTGCCCCTTGCGGGCGGCTGGTGCTGGTTCGACACGGTCGAGGAACTGCACCGCGACGCGCCGTCCCGCCTGATCCCGGCGCGGGACGCCCCGCCCGAGGTACTGGCTCGCCTGACCAGCCCCCGGGCGCCCGTCACCGGGCTGGACATGGCGCGCCCCACTCTGATGGGCATCCTCAATGTCACGCCCGACAGCTTTTCCGACGGCGGCCAGCACAACGCACCCGACGCGGCGCTGGTCCGGGCCGAGGCGATGACCGCCGCGGGCGCCGAGATCATCGACATCGGTGGCGAATCCACCCGCCCCGGCGCCGCCGAAGTGCCCATCGACGAGGAGATCGACCGCACCGCCCCGGTCATCGCGTCCCTGCGCCAACGCTCCGGCGTGCCCATCTCCATCGACACCCGCAAAGCCCCGGTGGCCCGCGCCGCGCATCAGGCCGGCGCGAGCCTCGTCAACGACGTGGCGGGCTTCACCTTCGACCCCGCCCTCGCCCCCTTCTGCGCCGAGGCCGGCCTGCCGGTCTGCGTGATGCACGCGCAGGGCACGCCCGACGTGATGCAGAAGGACCCGCGCTATGACAACGTCGCGCTTGACGTCTTTGACTGGCTGGAGGAACGCATCACCGCACTGAACGCCGCAGGCATCCCCCGTGACCGCATCATAGCCGACCCCGGCATCGGCTTCGGCAAGACGCTGGAGCATAACCTGATGCTGATGCACAACCTGGCGCTGTTTCACGGGCTGGGCTGCGCGGTGCTGCTGGGGGCCTCCCGCAAGCGTTTCATCGGGACGATTGGCGGCACCGAAGAGGCGCGGCACCGCGCCCCCGGTTCCATCGCCGTGACGCTCGCCGGGGTGGCGCAGGGCATCCAGATTCACCGGGTGCATGACGTGGCCGAAACGTCGGAGGCGCTCAGGCTTTGGATGGCCGCCACCGTCGCGCCGGAAAATTGA
- the ilvC gene encoding ketol-acid reductoisomerase: MTTKEKTMRVYYDRDCDINLIKDKKVAILGYGSQGHAHALNLRDSGAKNLVVALREGSPSAKKAEGEGLKVMGIAEAAAWCDLMMFTMPDELQAETYKKYVHDNLKEGAAIAFAHGLNVHFGLIEPKDGVDVIMMAPKGPGHTVRGEYTKGGGVPCLVAVHNDASGKALELGLSYCSAIGGGRSGIIETNFREECETDLFGEQAVLCGGLVELIRMGFETLVEAGYAPEMAYFECLHEVKLIVDLIYEGGIANMNYSISNTAEYGEYVSGPRVLPYERTKKEMKAILHDIQTGAFVRDFMTENKVGQPFFKGTRRMNDAHQIEEVGEKLRGMMPWISAGKMVDKEKN; encoded by the coding sequence CTGACGACAAAGGAGAAAACCATGCGCGTCTATTACGATCGCGATTGCGATATCAACCTGATCAAGGACAAGAAAGTCGCCATCCTTGGCTATGGCAGCCAGGGCCACGCCCATGCGCTGAACCTGCGCGACTCGGGCGCCAAGAACCTCGTGGTGGCGCTGCGCGAGGGCAGCCCCTCGGCCAAGAAGGCCGAAGGCGAGGGCCTGAAGGTCATGGGCATCGCCGAGGCGGCGGCCTGGTGCGACCTGATGATGTTCACCATGCCCGACGAATTGCAGGCCGAGACCTACAAGAAATACGTGCATGACAACTTGAAAGAGGGCGCGGCGATTGCCTTTGCCCACGGCCTCAACGTGCATTTCGGCCTGATCGAGCCCAAGGACGGCGTCGACGTCATCATGATGGCGCCCAAGGGCCCCGGCCACACGGTGCGCGGTGAATACACCAAGGGCGGCGGTGTTCCCTGCCTCGTGGCCGTGCACAACGACGCGTCGGGTAAGGCGCTGGAGCTGGGCCTCAGCTATTGCTCGGCCATCGGCGGCGGGCGGTCGGGCATCATCGAGACCAACTTCCGCGAGGAATGCGAAACCGACCTCTTCGGCGAGCAGGCGGTTTTGTGCGGTGGCCTTGTTGAGCTGATCCGCATGGGCTTCGAGACGCTGGTCGAGGCGGGTTATGCCCCCGAGATGGCCTATTTCGAGTGCCTGCACGAGGTGAAGCTGATCGTCGACCTGATTTACGAAGGCGGCATCGCCAACATGAACTACTCGATCTCGAACACGGCCGAGTATGGCGAATATGTCAGCGGCCCGCGGGTCCTGCCTTATGAGCGGACCAAAAAGGAGATGAAGGCGATCCTGCACGACATCCAGACCGGCGCGTTCGTGCGCGACTTCATGACCGAGAACAAGGTCGGTCAGCCGTTCTTTAAGGGGACGCGCCGCATGAACGACGCGCACCAGATCGAGGAAGTGGGCGAGAAGCTGCGCGGCATGATGCCGTGGATCTCTGCCGGCAAGATGGTCGACAAAGAGAAAAACTGA
- a CDS encoding Lrp/AsnC family transcriptional regulator: MQLDDTDHRILRQYQHDPTLGPADLAGLAGVTPATCARRLDRMAQAGLLRGNHAVIDWAALGYSVEVSLRITLDKTVPTAFDEFTESARAIPEVLEIQSFLGRVDTRLSVIARDMAHYQEIYRTAILTLPHITDIEALMHVAQIKTDEVLPL, encoded by the coding sequence ATGCAACTCGACGACACCGACCACCGCATCCTGCGCCAGTACCAGCATGACCCGACGCTTGGCCCCGCCGACCTGGCGGGACTCGCAGGCGTCACCCCCGCCACCTGTGCGCGGCGGCTGGACCGGATGGCGCAGGCGGGGCTTCTGCGCGGCAACCACGCGGTGATCGACTGGGCCGCGCTTGGCTACAGCGTCGAAGTCTCCTTGCGCATCACGCTCGACAAGACCGTGCCCACCGCGTTCGACGAATTCACCGAGTCCGCCCGCGCCATCCCCGAGGTTCTGGAAATCCAGTCCTTCCTCGGCCGGGTCGACACGCGCCTGTCGGTCATCGCCCGCGACATGGCGCATTACCAGGAGATCTATCGCACCGCGATCCTGACCCTCCCCCACATAACCGACATCGAGGCATTGATGCACGTCGCACAGATCAAGACCGACGAGGTTCTGCCCCTATGA
- a CDS encoding DMT family transporter → MEKTIAVAPVNWLRLCALGMIWGASFMAVSVALDGVGPLTVVAVRLILGAAFLLVLCRATGRGLPPRSGPQAGRLWAFIVAMGLFSNALPFFLLSWGQQVVASGFAGVCMAAVPLLVLPLAHFLVPGERMHMRRALGFVMGTLGVAVLIGPEALRSTGAEFEMLARLACVAAAGCYAVGSIFTRLAPEVDRLSLAAAVLTVAAVVFTPYALAVEGLPAMPQGRTLWALMYLGLLPTGVAQILLVQVIRDAGPVFLSLVNYQVPIWSIIFGAVVLFEALPPSLYLGLALILGGVALSQLGALRRLFGA, encoded by the coding sequence ATGGAAAAAACGATTGCTGTCGCGCCGGTGAACTGGTTGAGGCTCTGCGCGCTGGGCATGATCTGGGGCGCGTCCTTCATGGCGGTCAGCGTGGCGCTGGACGGGGTGGGGCCGCTGACCGTGGTGGCGGTGCGGTTGATCCTGGGGGCGGCGTTCCTGCTGGTGCTCTGTCGCGCGACGGGCCGTGGCCTGCCGCCCCGGAGCGGGCCTCAGGCCGGGCGGCTTTGGGCATTCATCGTGGCGATGGGGCTGTTTTCCAACGCCTTGCCGTTCTTTTTGCTGAGCTGGGGCCAGCAGGTGGTCGCGTCGGGCTTTGCGGGGGTCTGTATGGCGGCAGTGCCGCTTCTGGTCCTGCCGCTGGCGCATTTCCTGGTGCCGGGCGAGCGGATGCATATGCGCCGCGCGCTGGGCTTCGTGATGGGCACATTGGGCGTGGCGGTGCTGATCGGGCCCGAAGCCTTGCGCTCGACCGGCGCGGAATTCGAGATGCTGGCGCGGTTGGCCTGTGTCGCGGCGGCGGGGTGTTATGCTGTCGGGTCTATCTTCACGCGGCTTGCGCCGGAGGTGGACCGCCTGTCGCTGGCCGCTGCCGTGCTAACGGTCGCCGCCGTGGTGTTCACGCCTTATGCGCTTGCGGTCGAGGGCCTGCCGGCAATGCCGCAGGGCCGGACGCTCTGGGCGCTCATGTACCTTGGCCTGTTGCCGACGGGCGTGGCGCAGATCCTGCTGGTGCAGGTGATCCGCGATGCCGGACCCGTCTTTCTGAGCCTGGTGAACTACCAAGTGCCGATCTGGTCGATCATCTTCGGTGCGGTGGTGCTGTTCGAGGCGCTGCCGCCCAGCCTCTACTTGGGCCTTGCGCTAATCCTGGGCGGCGTTGCGCTCAGCCAGCTGGGCGCGCTGCGGCGGCTGTTCGGCGCCTGA